A single region of the Lycium barbarum isolate Lr01 chromosome 2, ASM1917538v2, whole genome shotgun sequence genome encodes:
- the LOC132628189 gene encoding uncharacterized protein LOC132628189 codes for MMILFKKCSKFISSDLDWKLLLLILPPLSFLFYISLSSITTIATHTFTFNPFSTFNPLNSLFNNNTPPPVPPPPVFTNQSEPLISPVYLNRSVTKDELDRSRIAVCIVGGARRFELTGPSIIQKILKEYPNSDLYLHSPLDSNAYKLSLLKAAPRICGIKIFKPKKIKTTEFQVRVLSARGSPNGIQGLVQYFNLVEGCLTMIQAYQRKNNFTYDWIIRTRVDGYWNAPLSPDDFIPGAYLVPSGSSYGGLNDRFGLGDYNTSVVALSRLSLIPELDTAGYQLLNSESAFKAQLTIHSVPYITKRLPFCVVSDRSYNFPPPHFGVPVAALSSPGPLSGAKCRPCTPSCTDHCVGLVMNKLYKGWSWTDWANNTLQLCDAHAEWESGWQKIFDDVAGNKLAAARQRVGELKIEQCVKDFAEMMKKTAYWEAPPVSQICRLGLSESV; via the exons ATGATGATACTGTTTAAAAAATgttcaaaatttatttcttcAGATCTTGATTGGAAACTTTTACTCTTAATCCTCCCAccactttctttccttttttacaTTTCACTTTCTTCCATTACCACCATAGCCACTCACACTTTCACTTTTAACCCTTTTTCCACTTTTAACCCTCTCAACTCTCTTTTCAACAACAATACCCCTCCCCCTGTTCCTCCACCACCGGTTTTTACGAATCAATCTGAGCCGTTGATTTCGCCGGTTTATTTGAATAGATCAGTTACTAAAGACGAGTTAGATCGGTCTAGGATTGCTGTATGTATAGTAGGTGGGGCCCGTAGGTTTGAACTAACTGGTCCTTCAATTATACAGAAAATATTAAAAGAGTACCCAAATTCTGATCTTTATCTTCATAGCCCATTAGATTCTAATGCTtataagctttctttgttaaaggCTGCTCCAAGAATTTGTGGTATTAAAATTTTTAAGCCTAAAAAAATTAAAACGACTGAGTTTCAGGTTCGAGTTCTTAGTGCTCGTGGCTCACCTAATGGTATACAG GGCCTGGTGCAATATTTCAACCTGGTTGAGGGCTGCTTGACGATGATTCAAGCCTACCAACGCAAGAACAACTTCACTTATGACTGGATAATCCGTACCCGAGTTGATGGCTACTGGAACGCCCCACTATCACCCGACGACTTCATTCCGGGTGCCTACCTAGTCCCTTCTGGTTCATCCTACGGTGGGTTAAATGACCGCTTTGGCCTCGGCGACTACAACACTTCCGTAGTTGCTCTTTCGCGCCTCTCTTTAATTCCCGAGCTGGATACAGCTGGCTACCAACTCCTCAACTCTGAAAGTGCATTCAAGGCCCAATTAACTATCCACAGTGTTCCCTATATCACTAAACGCCTCCCGTTTTGTGTTGTATCGGATCGTAGCTATAATTTTCCACCACCCCATTTTGGTGTTCCGGTAGCAGCGCTTtctagtccaggcccattaagtggGGCAAAGTGCCGGCCTTGCACGCCTTCGTGTACTGACCACTGCGTTGGGCTCGTGATGAATAAATTATACAAAGGATGGAGCTGGACAGATTGGGCCAATAATACCCTTCAGCTCTGTGATGCTCATGCCGAGTGGGAGAGCGGTTGGCAGAAAATATTTGATGACGTAGCAGGCAATAAACTGGCTGCAGCGAGACAACGAGTTGGAGAACTAAAAATAGAGCAGTGTGTGAAAGATTTTGCGGAAATGATGAAGAAGACTGCTTACTGGGAGGCTCCTCCAGTGTCTCAAATTTGTCGATTGGGTTTATCAGAGTCTGTTTAA